From Verrucomicrobiota bacterium, the proteins below share one genomic window:
- a CDS encoding AAA family ATPase — MHPTVPAQVSTGVAGLNRILHGGLPVHEMYLVTGEAGTGKTTLALQFMRAGLNGGQRVLYLSLSQSAEALRKIAASHGWSLEGVTLEDWSTFGPTEQAPGQEAVFRNVALELRDVISQLFALIERVQPERLVVDSLLQLRPLASNVPDFQRQLFALGQHLASKRCTTLLIDAHTGEPTSQDIQDLTHGVLRLERWAPEFGNVRRRLLVLKMRGLAVHGGYHHFTVGTGGLEVYPRLAVGTRRDHLGSTPMASGLSALDTLLGGGLEAGTAVLLLGATGTGKTSLATLYVHAAAQQGKPGAVFIFEERLETFFMRAASLNLDLRPFVDKGLVTVQQINAGDLSAGEFSDVVRRSVDEGGARVVLIDSLSGYFHAMPQEQQLLTQMHELLNFLAANGVLSLLVAGQHGLAGPELTGPLDISYLCDTLLLLRHFDAGGTIRKAVAVTKKRTGPHEHTIRELYLEPGGIRVGEPLRQLEGLLTGAPHVLGAGLTGDAWDGER, encoded by the coding sequence ATGCACCCAACCGTGCCCGCCCAAGTTTCCACCGGCGTTGCCGGCCTCAACCGCATCCTTCATGGAGGGCTGCCCGTACACGAGATGTACCTGGTGACGGGTGAAGCCGGCACAGGCAAGACCACCCTGGCCTTGCAATTCATGCGTGCCGGCCTCAACGGCGGCCAGCGGGTGCTCTACCTTTCCTTGTCGCAGAGCGCCGAGGCGCTGCGTAAAATCGCGGCTTCGCACGGCTGGTCCCTGGAGGGCGTGACGCTTGAGGACTGGTCCACCTTTGGCCCGACCGAGCAGGCGCCAGGCCAAGAGGCCGTTTTCCGCAACGTGGCGCTCGAACTGCGCGACGTCATCTCCCAACTCTTTGCGCTCATCGAGCGCGTGCAGCCCGAGCGACTGGTCGTGGATTCCCTGTTGCAGCTGCGCCCGCTGGCGAGCAACGTACCGGACTTTCAACGACAGCTGTTCGCGCTGGGGCAACACCTGGCGTCCAAACGTTGCACAACGCTACTCATTGACGCGCACACGGGAGAACCCACCAGCCAAGACATCCAGGATCTCACCCATGGGGTATTGCGGCTGGAACGCTGGGCACCCGAGTTCGGCAACGTGCGCCGGCGGCTCCTGGTCCTCAAAATGCGCGGCTTGGCCGTACACGGAGGTTACCACCACTTTACGGTGGGCACGGGGGGGCTGGAGGTTTACCCGCGGCTTGCGGTGGGCACCCGGCGCGACCACCTGGGGAGCACCCCGATGGCGAGCGGCCTGAGCGCCCTGGACACGTTGCTGGGCGGCGGCCTGGAAGCGGGCACCGCCGTGCTGCTCCTGGGCGCCACCGGCACGGGCAAGACTTCCCTGGCGACCCTCTACGTCCACGCCGCGGCTCAGCAGGGCAAACCGGGCGCCGTTTTCATTTTTGAGGAACGGCTCGAGACGTTTTTCATGCGGGCAGCCAGCTTGAACCTGGACCTGCGGCCCTTCGTCGACAAAGGGCTCGTGACCGTGCAGCAGATCAATGCCGGTGACTTGTCGGCGGGGGAGTTTAGCGACGTCGTGCGCCGGAGCGTGGACGAAGGCGGCGCACGCGTGGTGCTCATCGACAGTTTGTCGGGCTATTTCCACGCTATGCCCCAGGAGCAGCAACTGCTGACCCAGATGCACGAACTGTTGAACTTTCTGGCGGCTAACGGCGTGCTCTCTTTATTGGTCGCCGGCCAACATGGCCTCGCCGGGCCGGAACTCACTGGCCCGCTGGACATCAGTTACCTGTGCGACACCCTGTTGTTGCTGCGGCACTTCGACGCGGGCGGGACGATTCGTAAAGCGGTCGCCGTTACCAAAAAGCGCACCGGCCCGCACGAGCACACGATCCGTGAACTGTATCTTGAGCCCGGCGGTATCCGGGTGGGCGAGCCGCTGCGCCAGCTGGAAGGCTTGCTGACGGGCGCGCCGCATGTTCTGGGCGCGGGGCTGACCGGCGACGCCTGGGACGGCGAGCGGTGA
- a CDS encoding M15 family metallopeptidase yields the protein MLPSSQSRRSLLLLVGWLLAGAMGVEMRAGAQSVPAKAQAFLRAYPNFFAGYKDNQLVCQDGTAILFDDGRSKTYEQRLSDADPEDELWQAYPTGPDSYRPPAVNFDPGRYRCATLFKKMYGANAQEVEAHLRPIPWMPKSTHATVRITSVNGVDKRLEAVSAELDQLPAEDKRFVLKTAGTFNWRPIAGTDQLSAHAFGIAIDINADYADYWRWGGRATNGLIPYRNRVPRRIIEIFERHGFIWGGKWYHYDTMHFEYRPELLL from the coding sequence ATGTTACCATCATCTCAGAGTAGACGTTCACTCCTGCTCCTGGTGGGATGGCTGCTCGCCGGCGCGATGGGCGTGGAAATGCGTGCGGGTGCGCAAAGCGTTCCGGCTAAAGCGCAAGCGTTTCTGCGTGCCTACCCCAACTTCTTCGCAGGTTATAAGGACAATCAGTTGGTCTGCCAGGACGGCACCGCGATCCTTTTCGATGACGGCCGTTCCAAGACCTACGAGCAACGCCTGTCCGACGCCGATCCTGAGGATGAGCTTTGGCAAGCTTACCCGACCGGCCCTGATTCCTATCGGCCTCCGGCGGTGAATTTCGACCCGGGACGCTATCGTTGCGCAACCCTGTTTAAAAAGATGTACGGCGCGAACGCGCAGGAGGTAGAGGCTCATCTTCGGCCGATCCCTTGGATGCCGAAGTCCACGCATGCGACGGTGCGCATCACGAGCGTCAATGGGGTTGATAAACGGTTAGAAGCCGTTTCGGCGGAACTCGACCAACTTCCTGCGGAAGATAAACGATTTGTTCTAAAGACCGCCGGAACTTTCAACTGGCGTCCGATCGCCGGCACTGACCAGCTCAGCGCCCACGCGTTCGGAATTGCCATCGACATCAATGCCGATTATGCGGACTACTGGCGCTGGGGCGGCAGGGCAACGAACGGCTTGATCCCCTACCGGAACCGTGTTCCACGCCGGATCATTGAGATTTTTGAACGGCACGGTTTTATCTGGGGCGGCAAATGGTACCACTACGATACCATGCATTTTGAGTACCGTCCCGAGCTCCTGCTTTGA
- a CDS encoding NADP-dependent oxidoreductase, protein MNAVRLYHARSSEGVIFEEVPAPAVGTGNVLIRIHATTVTPGELEWYPTWHTREGAPRLKPIPGHELSGMIEAVGPEVTGLKKGDLIYGMNDWFSDGAAAEYCLTTPAQIAPKPAAVDHLEAATVPISGLTAWQALFDRGKLETGQKVLIHGGAGGVGSLAIQLAAWKGAFVATTVSEANAEFVRALGAHEVIDYRKTRFEEVAADADLILDLVGGDTLARSLRAVKQGGRVVTVATSSETSQDPKVKEAFLLIEPNREQLLALTRLIDAGTIRPIVGEAFSLEKAAQAYFPIKKVSRGKAVLRVSNP, encoded by the coding sequence ATGAACGCCGTCCGACTTTACCACGCTCGCAGCAGCGAAGGCGTAATCTTCGAGGAGGTACCGGCGCCCGCAGTCGGTACCGGTAACGTGCTGATTCGAATTCACGCCACTACCGTGACCCCCGGCGAACTCGAATGGTACCCAACTTGGCATACCCGAGAAGGTGCACCACGGTTAAAGCCGATTCCGGGTCACGAACTTTCCGGGATGATCGAAGCCGTCGGTCCGGAAGTCACGGGCTTAAAAAAGGGCGATCTCATCTACGGGATGAACGACTGGTTCAGCGATGGCGCTGCTGCCGAGTACTGCCTGACCACCCCGGCCCAAATTGCGCCCAAGCCGGCGGCCGTCGATCATCTGGAAGCGGCGACCGTGCCGATTTCAGGGTTGACGGCGTGGCAGGCATTATTTGACCGGGGAAAGCTGGAAACCGGTCAGAAAGTCCTGATCCATGGTGGCGCAGGCGGCGTCGGCAGTTTGGCCATCCAATTGGCGGCTTGGAAGGGAGCCTTCGTCGCAACGACGGTCTCTGAGGCGAACGCGGAGTTCGTCCGAGCGCTCGGTGCTCACGAGGTTATCGATTACCGGAAAACAAGGTTTGAGGAGGTTGCGGCTGACGCCGACCTCATCCTGGACCTTGTCGGCGGCGACACCCTGGCGCGCTCATTGCGAGCCGTTAAGCAGGGTGGGCGCGTGGTGACGGTGGCCACCAGCTCGGAAACCAGTCAAGACCCGAAGGTAAAAGAGGCTTTCCTCCTCATTGAACCCAACCGGGAACAGCTCCTCGCTCTCACCAGGCTCATTGATGCCGGGACGATCCGGCCCATCGTCGGCGAAGCGTTCTCGCTGGAGAAAGCTGCCCAGGCATACTTTCCGATCAAAAAGGTGAGTCGCGGCAAAGCAGTGCTCCGAGTCTCAAACCCGTAG
- a CDS encoding ABC transporter ATP-binding protein: MSEVTLVDITKRFGNFEAVKRISLRVVPNSTTCLLGPSGCGKTTILRMIAGLESPTSGQIRIGGQDVTNAPPRRRDIAMVFQYPTLYRGLGVFENIELPLRELKLSPTERRRRVQTAIELLGLAKSLKKDPDRFDNGTRQRVAFARAVARQPAILLFDEPITNVDPDQKFRLKQDLKKLTRELKQTIVYVTHDQNEAMTLADQIVLMKDGEVLQQDAPREVYNHPSHRFGGWFLGNPGMSFLDHRPHTGERGLLKSDLFPYPVRLSGELPAGAQSQKKLVLGIRPEHAGLTLDPHPESVPCTVVRKFLGVAGQYLVAVRLREHTVWVKCGNLIGRKVGERAYLRCRPEAITVFDESERALPVCLVRHPAGTET; this comes from the coding sequence GTGTCAGAAGTTACGCTTGTCGACATCACCAAACGCTTTGGAAACTTCGAGGCGGTAAAGCGAATCAGCCTGCGCGTTGTGCCGAATTCGACGACGTGTTTGCTCGGCCCGTCCGGCTGCGGCAAAACCACGATCCTTCGCATGATCGCCGGCCTGGAGTCGCCCACCTCCGGGCAAATCCGAATCGGCGGCCAGGACGTGACAAACGCGCCGCCCCGCCGCCGCGACATCGCCATGGTCTTTCAATACCCGACGCTTTACCGGGGGCTGGGGGTCTTCGAAAACATCGAGTTACCGTTGCGGGAACTTAAACTCTCGCCTACGGAGCGCCGCCGGCGAGTCCAAACCGCCATTGAGCTTCTTGGCCTGGCAAAGAGCCTGAAAAAAGATCCAGACCGTTTCGATAACGGCACGCGCCAGCGCGTGGCTTTTGCCCGGGCCGTCGCCCGGCAACCGGCCATCCTGCTCTTCGATGAACCAATCACGAATGTCGATCCCGACCAAAAGTTCCGGCTCAAGCAGGACCTGAAAAAACTGACGCGGGAGCTGAAACAAACCATCGTTTACGTGACCCACGATCAGAACGAGGCCATGACTTTGGCCGACCAAATCGTGCTGATGAAGGACGGCGAGGTGCTCCAGCAGGACGCGCCGCGCGAAGTGTACAATCATCCCAGCCATCGTTTCGGGGGATGGTTTTTGGGGAATCCCGGCATGAGCTTCCTGGATCATCGGCCTCACACCGGTGAGCGTGGACTGCTCAAGTCCGACCTCTTCCCTTATCCCGTGCGACTCTCCGGCGAGTTGCCGGCCGGTGCGCAATCGCAGAAAAAACTCGTTCTCGGCATAAGGCCTGAACACGCAGGGCTCACCTTGGATCCCCATCCCGAATCCGTTCCTTGCACAGTCGTGCGTAAGTTTCTTGGTGTGGCCGGCCAATACCTGGTCGCGGTGCGCCTGCGCGAGCACACCGTGTGGGTCAAATGCGGTAACTTGATCGGGAGAAAAGTGGGCGAGCGAGCCTATTTACGGTGCCGCCCCGAGGCCATCACGGTTTTCGATGAAAGCGAGCGCGCCTTGCCGGTCTGCCTCGTTCGGCACCCGGCCGGCACGGAGACCTAG